The Candidatus Binataceae bacterium DNA segment AACTTGTACCAGACAAAACAATCTTGAAAAACGGTCGGATAGCGGAACCATCAACAAATCGACAGGCGTTACTAGTACTACGGTTTTTCTAATATAGATCTAAGATCCTTTAGGAATAGTAACGGACAAATAATTCATGGGACTCGTCATCGAGCGTGCATCATTGCTGAGTGCCCTTAGCCTGGTTCAGGGAATCGTCGAACGGCGAACCACCGTACCGATTCTAGGACACGTTCTTATCGAACCGGATGGCGGCGGACTGAACCTGAGTGCAACCGACCTCGAGGTAGGAATACGCACCCAGGTTCCCTGTAAGTCTGGAAAAGATAAAAACCTTACCCTCAACGCGCGCAAGCTCTTCGAAATCGTCCGCGAGGCCGAGGGTGACGAGGTAAAGCTCGAGTCGCTCGAAGGAGACTGGGTGGAGCTGAAGTGCGGGCGCGCGAAATTCAAGATGATGGGGCTCGATCCACGCAGTTTTCCTGCCATGCCGAGCCAAAATGCCGGTAAAGCCGAGGGACCGATCGCCAGGAAAACCGCCAGAGCGGATTTGAACATACCTGCCTCGGTGCTAGCGGCCATGATCGACAAGACCATCTTCGCGGTCAGTCCCGACGAAGCCCGTTACAATCTCAGTGGAGTGCTGGTGGAGTCGGCTGGGTCGAACAAAGTGCGAATGGTGGCCACCGATTCGCATCGCCTGGCTCTGGTCGAGCGCGATGCAGACGGGTTCAAGATCGAACACGGGGTTATTGTTCCACGCAAAGGATTGCAGGAACTCCGTAAGTTGCTGGAGCAGTCCGGCGAAGACGACACCAAACTCAGCATCGATGGACAACTTGCCTATCTGAAACGTGGCACGACCGAAGTGTCCATGCGCTTGGTCGAGGGGGAATTCCCAGACTATCGTGGCGTTCTTCCGAAAAGTTCCCGCCACCAGATCGCGGTTGGTCGCGACGACCTGCTAAACGCCATCAAACGGGTCTCGATTCTTTCGCACGAGCGCTATCACGGAATAAAGTTCTCCCTGTCTGCGGGGACCCTCACCGTGTCATCCACCAACGCGGAGATGGGTGAG contains these protein-coding regions:
- the dnaN gene encoding DNA polymerase III subunit beta, which translates into the protein MGLVIERASLLSALSLVQGIVERRTTVPILGHVLIEPDGGGLNLSATDLEVGIRTQVPCKSGKDKNLTLNARKLFEIVREAEGDEVKLESLEGDWVELKCGRAKFKMMGLDPRSFPAMPSQNAGKAEGPIARKTARADLNIPASVLAAMIDKTIFAVSPDEARYNLSGVLVESAGSNKVRMVATDSHRLALVERDADGFKIEHGVIVPRKGLQELRKLLEQSGEDDTKLSIDGQLAYLKRGTTEVSMRLVEGEFPDYRGVLPKSSRHQIAVGRDDLLNAIKRVSILSHERYHGIKFSLSAGTLTVSSTNAEMGEATESIEVEFKGEDFAIGFNGNYLRDALGIIPGDSEVELGLSDDASPGVVKTPADSAFTYVVMPMRL